A genomic region of bacterium contains the following coding sequences:
- a CDS encoding 4a-hydroxytetrahydrobiopterin dehydratase: MQAKLLTPQVVKEALSELPGWIIVEGHRLEKKFSFPDFSSALAFVNTVAETAEHMQHHPEIHLAWGKVKIQIWTHSAGGITQKDLDFAAKLQPRQKLD, from the coding sequence ATGCAAGCCAAACTACTTACACCTCAGGTTGTCAAAGAAGCATTAAGCGAATTACCAGGCTGGATCATTGTTGAGGGACATCGACTAGAAAAGAAATTTTCGTTCCCTGATTTTTCTTCTGCCCTAGCTTTCGTCAACACAGTCGCTGAAACCGCAGAACACATGCAGCATCACCCGGAAATTCATTTAGCCTGGGGCAAGGTTAAAATTCAAATCTGGACGCACAGCGCAGGCGGTATTACACAAAAAGACCTGGATTTCGCAGCCAAACTTCAACCACGGCAAAAGTTAGATTAA
- a CDS encoding nucleotidyltransferase: MEIINVIGDRSAQKNLRFILVGGHAINLLGLSRQTGDIDLMIQNSDRDAWKDLLQDLGYTLANEQDAFCQFEGPKIETWPIDLMCVSESTFERVLSQSTSFQIDRTDVKVPHPSIFIAMKLHAIKNNPTREDKDFSDIINLIKIHNIKADDDFRQLCLKYGTVELYERIKSKT; the protein is encoded by the coding sequence ATGGAAATTATTAATGTAATTGGCGATCGATCGGCACAAAAAAATTTAAGATTTATCCTAGTTGGAGGCCATGCCATCAATTTACTTGGTCTTTCGCGACAAACTGGCGATATCGATTTGATGATTCAGAATTCAGATCGTGATGCATGGAAAGACTTGTTGCAAGACTTGGGCTATACACTGGCGAATGAACAAGACGCCTTCTGTCAATTTGAAGGCCCTAAAATAGAGACCTGGCCAATCGATTTAATGTGCGTATCTGAGAGTACTTTTGAACGCGTTTTAAGCCAATCAACGAGTTTTCAAATCGACCGCACAGATGTAAAAGTTCCCCATCCCAGCATTTTTATTGCGATGAAATTACACGCGATCAAGAATAATCCTACCCGTGAAGATAAAGATTTTAGCGACATCATCAATCTCATAAAAATACACAATATCAAAGCCGATGATGATTTTAGACAATTATGCCTAAAATATGGTACAGTTGAGCTTTATGAGCGCATTAAATCAAAAACCTGA
- a CDS encoding insulinase family protein, whose protein sequence is MHKIYRLLYRSFIGVMLFVVMLESSRAETSTVDSGSDTFNRVYQEFSTRVEKYTLPNGLRVLFYPRRTAPVFAAEIHVRVGGVDEKRGKTGAAHMLEHMAFKGTTTIGTKDYAREKLLLEQIEKLAFEVEPRKNVTTDPQFQALTAELKEIWIENAYSRLYKELGASNFNAATSKDTTTYNISLPSEAFETWCQTESDRFANPVFRQFYQEREVVMEERRMRFGNNPGGQLYEALLATAYRVHPYGLPVIGLKQDIQYLKASDVAQLFSTYYRPDNMVIALAGDLDFAQVKTLIEKYFGAMKNPPTPLPQINQPEPRQLAERRVNVPFDAEPQVIIAYHKPKFPTADDGYFTLLHELLGGNRTSFFHRELVERKQIALSVGTGEAPGNLFPPIFYVEARPRPGISLDRLVNEIQNLLEILKREVITNDSLNRAKRQVAVNLLGSLTSNEGIAYRLASSEVLWGRWQEEFEYYQQIFAAKPENIQEIAEKYFTISNRTVGKIIPQQKSKSE, encoded by the coding sequence ATGCACAAAATATATCGCTTACTTTATCGGTCCTTTATCGGGGTTATGCTTTTTGTCGTAATGCTTGAGTCTTCTCGAGCAGAAACGTCAACAGTTGATTCTGGGTCTGACACCTTCAATCGAGTTTACCAAGAATTTTCCACTCGCGTGGAAAAGTATACCCTTCCTAATGGGTTGCGCGTACTTTTTTACCCACGACGTACTGCGCCTGTATTTGCTGCAGAAATTCATGTCCGCGTCGGAGGGGTAGATGAAAAGCGCGGCAAAACTGGGGCCGCGCACATGCTCGAGCATATGGCCTTTAAGGGCACAACGACAATTGGCACTAAAGACTACGCCAGAGAAAAATTACTCCTTGAGCAAATCGAAAAGCTTGCTTTTGAAGTTGAACCAAGAAAGAATGTCACTACGGATCCTCAATTTCAAGCTTTGACTGCTGAGTTAAAAGAAATTTGGATTGAGAATGCTTATTCACGTTTGTATAAAGAACTAGGCGCAAGTAATTTTAACGCCGCAACCTCCAAAGATACGACGACGTACAACATTAGCTTACCAAGCGAGGCTTTCGAAACCTGGTGCCAGACTGAGAGCGACCGCTTTGCTAACCCAGTTTTTCGACAATTTTATCAAGAACGCGAAGTTGTGATGGAAGAACGTCGTATGCGTTTTGGTAATAACCCGGGCGGGCAATTGTATGAGGCATTGTTAGCAACTGCTTACCGCGTGCATCCCTATGGCCTACCTGTGATTGGACTGAAGCAAGATATTCAATATTTGAAGGCAAGTGATGTCGCGCAATTATTTTCTACCTACTATCGCCCAGACAATATGGTGATTGCCTTAGCAGGAGATTTAGACTTCGCCCAAGTGAAAACCCTGATCGAAAAGTATTTTGGCGCAATGAAAAACCCGCCTACTCCGCTTCCGCAGATTAATCAACCTGAACCAAGACAGCTTGCGGAACGTAGAGTGAATGTGCCCTTTGATGCGGAGCCGCAGGTGATTATTGCCTATCACAAACCAAAGTTCCCGACTGCCGACGATGGGTACTTTACCTTGCTCCATGAACTACTCGGCGGTAACCGCACTTCGTTTTTCCATCGCGAGCTTGTGGAACGCAAGCAAATTGCACTCAGCGTTGGTACGGGTGAGGCGCCGGGGAATTTGTTCCCCCCGATTTTCTACGTGGAAGCGCGTCCTCGACCAGGCATTAGCCTTGATCGCCTTGTAAATGAAATTCAAAATTTACTGGAAATACTGAAGCGGGAAGTGATTACCAACGATTCGTTAAACCGCGCCAAGCGTCAGGTTGCGGTCAATTTACTTGGGTCGCTTACGAGCAATGAAGGTATTGCCTATCGCTTGGCGAGTTCTGAAGTTTTATGGGGCCGCTGGCAAGAGGAATTTGAGTATTATCAGCAAATATTCGCTGCTAAGCCTGAAAATATTCAAGAAATCGCCGAAAAATATTTCACAATTTCTAACCGCACTGTCGGGAAAATCATTCCACAGCAGAAAAGTAAAAGCGAGTAA